A stretch of the Argentina anserina chromosome 6, drPotAnse1.1, whole genome shotgun sequence genome encodes the following:
- the LOC126799263 gene encoding aquaporin SIP1-1-like gives MSNLIKAAAGDAILTSLFVFVGPIMRLLTAILASFFGFQARSLIGRFITTIHATVQVLIFSMIGKLLGGASFNPCTTLTFYAAGFNPGTSLISMAVQFPAQAVGGAGGAKAILQLMPAKYEQFVRGPSLKVDVKSGAIAEGLFTFSLCFSLLFVMLKGPRSLILQIWLVKVATVGLAVLGSGFTGPSMNPANAFGWAYVNNWHNTWELFYVYWIGPLVGAVLAARVFKILFPPPEAKEKKA, from the coding sequence ATGAGCAATCTGATCAAAGCTGCTGCAGGAGATGCAATTTTAACTTCGCTGTTTGTTTTCGTCGGACCAATCATGCGGCTTCTCACAGCCATCCTAGCTTCATTTTTTGGCTTTCAAGCAAGGTCCTTGATTGGCCGTTTCATCACCACCATACATGCCACAGTTCAAGTCTTGATCTTCAGCATGATTGGCAAGCTCTTGGGTGGTGCCAGCTTCAACCCCTGCACCACTCTCACTTTTTACGCCGCCGGCTTCAACCCGGGAACTTCCCTGATCTCGATGGCAGTCCAGTTCCCGGCTCAGGCAGTCGGCGGGGCAGGTGGCGCCAAGGCCATCCTGCAACTGATGCCTGCAAAGTATGAGCAATTTGTTAGAGGGCCATCTCTGAAAGTGGACGTGAAAAGTGGTGCTATTGCTGAAGGGTTGTTCActttctctctttgtttttcccTGCTTTTTGTTATGCTCAAGGGTCCTAGGAGTCTTATTCTGCAAATATGGCTGGTTAAAGTAGCTACTGTTGGATTGGCTGTTCTGGGGAGTGGGTTTACAGGGCCTTCTATGAACCCTGCTAATGCTTTTGGCTGGGCTTATGTTAATAACTGgcacaatacttgggagctctTCTATGTTTATTGGATTGGTCCTTTAGTTGGAGCAGTTTTGGCTGCTAGAGTCTTCAAGATTTTGTTTCCTCCACCAGAAGCAAAGGAGAAGAAAGCCTAA
- the LOC126797311 gene encoding LOW QUALITY PROTEIN: light-sensor Protein kinase-like (The sequence of the model RefSeq protein was modified relative to this genomic sequence to represent the inferred CDS: deleted 2 bases in 1 codon) yields the protein MKRHIAHLIEEMILSCGSQYKEILWLGESFASRQFYGEIEPLLPEISSLLSLSHPNIVHCLCAFTDEEKKECFLIMELMNKDLGSYIKEIYGPRKRIPFTLHVAIDLMLQIARGMEYLHSKKIYHGELNPCNILVKGRGLSTEGFLIAKISGFGLTSIKNSTHKNPSNQNGSPPVIWYSPEVLEEQDCKNTESSEKKYTEKSDVYSFGMICFHLLTGKVPFEDSHLQGKVPSSILLSVKHKISLRRR from the exons ATGAAGAGGCACATAGCACATTTGATAGAGGAAAT GATCCTAAGCTGTGGAAGTCAGTACAAAGAGATCTTATGGTTGGGTGAAAGCTTTGCCTCAAGGCAGTTCTATGGGGAAATTGAACCCTTGCTGCCAGAAATCTCTTCATTGCTATCACTGTCCCACCCTAACATTGTTCACTGCCTTTGCGCGTTTACAGATGAGGAAAAGAAAGAGTGTTTCCTCATTATGGAGCTCATGAATAAAGACCTTGGTAGCTACATCAAGGAGATTTATGGCCCGAGGAAGCGAATTCCATTCACTCTTCATGTTGCTATTGATCTTATGCTTCAAATTGCAAGAGGAATGGAATATCTCCACTCAAAGAAAATTTACCACGGAGAATTAAATCCTTGTAACATTTTGGTCAAAGGAAGAGGGTTATCCACAGAAGGTTTCTTGATTGCAAAGATTTCAGGTTTCGGTTTAACTTCTATTAAAAACTCCACACATAAAAACCCTTCAAATCAGAATGGAAGTCCACCTGTTATATGGTATTCTCCTGAAGTTCTAGAAGAGCAAGATTGCAAGAACACA GAAAGTAGTGAGAAAAAGTACACAGAAAAGTCTGATGTTTATAGTTTTGGGATGATTTGCTTTCATCTTTTAACAGGGAAAGTGCCATTTGAGGATAGTCATCTTCAAGGGAAAGTGCCATCCAGTATTCTCTTATCGGTTAAGCATAAGATTAGTTTAAGAAGAAGATGA